ACAAGAGCAGCGAGGCCTTCACTATCCACTTGATATTGGGTCGCCGCATCTTTGCCGGATATCCGTGGCTACGTGTACGCTCTACGGGTCTCTACGGTCGCTATGCGAACCATTAAAGTCGGCGGTGTGTGTCGCGAGGTACTGGCGATATTGGCTTGTTAGCTCAGGTGCTTCCGATGTTTGCTGGGTTGTCTCTTTATCTGGCACTGCAACGTGGTCTCTGCGTCAAGAGGAAAGGTAGAAAAATACAGAAACGTAAGCACATATGTATCTTTTTGGGTCGCACGTATAAAAAAACCCAAGATAAGCGAGTCATTTTCACCAATCCGAAAGTTGAGATAATAGCAATGGTATGGTACATCCGCTGGATAGTTACCTTATCGCAGATATATGTCAATGAAATGTactacaaattaaattatctttgCCGACTGGCTTTGTTTATAATTCCTGATTTTATGGCTGTTAATCAGGTGAAACGTCATCAGCAGGTGCGTTCTTATCAGGAGTTTAGTTGCATTACATTTATTCTCACCTTACTGCGTAGGTATTCCCAATCAAAACTCCATCCGATCTGGGTTGAATAAACTTATTAACTATTTAATTACTAATTAGcatagcaaaacaaaagtttgcTTCCACGTCCGCGgaaattcgttttttttggCTCTGTTCTTGGCGCTGTTCTAAAGGCATTCACACGGAAACGCCTTCACTGTCCGTGGAAACAGCTGTTCGTACATTCGCCCCGAAGAAGGGGCGTCCAAAAAGGGGCTTTACATGGTCGCCCAgttttaattcaaaattataaacaatttaattacgaaACTGATACTTATGtgacattttcaatttgtagTGCTCAAAtactaaatatttatttgttaacaACGCTTTATTGGTTTAATCAATTCTTCAGTTCCCTATGCAATGTTTAGCATTTTCTTCACCTCCTCCTTGTATTTGCCCAAGTTGTACTCGTTTTCGCCCTCGTTTATAAGCTGCTCCACGCAGTCAGCAAAGGATTTGCTGGGAGCCACTTTCGGAGCACCCTCTTGCGCGTTCCAGTTGAGGATTCGCTCAGCGGAGAGCTTCGACTGGTTCCGCTCGAACAGATAGACCTCCATGTCCGCCTCCGATTTGGTTGCCTCCCAGGGCTCGGTGACGAAGGACTCGTGGTAGCACGCGGTGAGTAAATACAGGGCGTAGTCATAGTTCTGCTTCTTCTGCGGACACCGGTCCGTGACGAAGGTAACGATGTCCGTGTCCTTGTCGTAGCGATCGCCCACCAGGCGCAGGAACTTATCCCTGGCATGCGCATCGAACTTAAGGTCAGAGAGCTTCATGGAGATGGTGACCCTCCTGGCCTCCGGATTCCTGATCGTGGGTAAACTCTGGCAGTAATCCGTGGTGGTGACCTCCAGGGGGAAGTGGCGCTGCCACTTGGCCTCCGTCTCCAGACCCTTTGGCCATGGAGTGCAGAACTTCTTGATGGCCTCGCATTGCTGGCGGATGGCCGGCGGTGTTAAGTGCAGAAAGTTGGGTATCTTCATTAACTCCGCATTGGCGAACTTCGATGGGGCTGCTGCTCCGCGTTCCGTGAAGCCCTGGCGCAGTGGCAGAGGCACACTGGCCGGGTGGAAGGATCGTGGTCCCGGCCAAACGGCCGTCCAGTCCTGATCCACTGCCATGCGGCTGGTGCGCGGCGGTGGGACGGGATCTCGGCGGACCTGCTGGCGCCGCTGAAACTGCTGCTTCACCGTCCGCAGGCTCAGCACTCGGAATTCTGACCGAACAGGAAGATATATCCATTAATAAGCATGCATGCCAGGAAAACCCCATTGTTTACCTTCATCGTCCTCAATttcttgctgctgttgcggttCCTGGTTGGAAAAAATACGAATACCACTTTGAGCCGTCTGTTTTTTCAGTGGCAGGCGCTCCAACAAGCGAGTCACAGCGCTGGACATGGTTTTAAGCTTAAACTTTTGCTAAGGAACCTATTTCTAATTAATATTTCCAGCGATTTATGCGGCTTTTACGTAAACCATGCGCCAACGAACTGCCATTCGCCCCGAACAACAAGCTGTCAGCTGTTTACCGGAATGTGACATTCACAGAGAATCACACTACTTTCTTAAGCTAAATAAAACGTCTTTTTGAATACACATACAATTTGGtatgtttttatcttttttaCTTTAGCATTTTAAGAAGCAATTCCGATTCCAAGAATTCTGTTAGGAAAGTAAAGGATTACCCAAGAGATTGGTTTCAGCTATAGAAAAAACAACacctttttcttttatatacatatttattcaggt
This portion of the Drosophila santomea strain STO CAGO 1482 chromosome 3L, Prin_Dsan_1.1, whole genome shotgun sequence genome encodes:
- the LOC120449758 gene encoding 28S ribosomal protein S35, mitochondrial, translated to MSSAVTRLLERLPLKKQTAQSGIRIFSNQEPQQQQEIEDDEEFRVLSLRTVKQQFQRRQQVRRDPVPPPRTSRMAVDQDWTAVWPGPRSFHPASVPLPLRQGFTERGAAAPSKFANAELMKIPNFLHLTPPAIRQQCEAIKKFCTPWPKGLETEAKWQRHFPLEVTTTDYCQSLPTIRNPEARRVTISMKLSDLKFDAHARDKFLRLVGDRYDKDTDIVTFVTDRCPQKKQNYDYALYLLTACYHESFVTEPWEATKSEADMEVYLFERNQSKLSAERILNWNAQEGAPKVAPSKSFADCVEQLINEGENEYNLGKYKEEVKKMLNIA